One segment of Streptomyces bathyalis DNA contains the following:
- a CDS encoding ScbR family autoregulator-binding transcription factor codes for MQQRAVETRQLILEAAAEVFDEGGYKAARISEIMHRAGITQGALYFHFSSKLDLARTVMLAQRDSVVLPPGPDGLQRLIDTTLLLAHELQTNKLLRAGVRLAVEQEEVGFHDDSPYREWAEVFRGQLAAAAERGQLRSGVDVERLAMLLVGCYTGVQHFSKLSCKRADLPDRIADLWQYMLLGIAPPQVAADMIVSTEAPLLAAG; via the coding sequence ATGCAGCAACGAGCTGTCGAGACAAGGCAGTTGATCCTTGAAGCAGCGGCAGAAGTTTTCGACGAGGGAGGCTACAAGGCGGCAAGAATCTCGGAGATCATGCACCGGGCCGGCATCACTCAGGGTGCCCTCTACTTCCACTTCTCCTCGAAGCTGGACCTTGCCCGTACCGTCATGCTCGCGCAGCGCGACTCCGTCGTCCTGCCTCCCGGACCCGACGGGCTCCAGCGCCTGATCGACACGACCCTCCTTCTGGCGCACGAACTTCAGACCAACAAGCTCCTGCGTGCGGGGGTCCGGCTGGCGGTGGAGCAGGAGGAAGTCGGCTTCCACGACGACTCCCCGTACCGTGAGTGGGCGGAGGTCTTCCGAGGCCAGCTCGCCGCCGCCGCAGAACGAGGGCAGCTGCGCAGCGGAGTCGACGTGGAACGCCTCGCGATGCTCCTGGTCGGCTGCTACACCGGCGTACAGCATTTCTCCAAGCTCTCGTGCAAGCGGGCAGACCTGCCCGACCGCATCGCGGACCTGTGGCAGTACATGCTCCTGGGCATCGCTCCACCGCAGGTCGCGGCGGACATGATCGTCAGCACCGAAGCCCCGCTGCTGGCCGCCGGATGA
- a CDS encoding ScbA/BarX family gamma-butyrolactone biosynthesis protein translates to MAHTPAVPDLPESTAYSWPVPREFVHKTAHAEVLLTGWRRCGEREFEVGAQWPRDHGFWRTDEYGVQDPMLLVETTRQVLPLIAHAAYGVPSGHQLIWDHHHCAFSTPFLPVTGSPAEVVLHLSASEAPDRGMRPRRIGLSMTVRSGDRTLGSASTVYTAHSPQVYGRLRGPKTPAPPDAMAAALTPPPALTPSLVGRESEREVVLAPSADRSMGRRQLRVLTTSPWLFDHPVDHAPGMLLMEAARQSVHLATSPRRPSLTRMEAEFHRYVDLDAASWVEVSSGPDGSGRGDRVGGERTLTVSITQHGEKAFTALVGFTTQAGATATAASAR, encoded by the coding sequence ATGGCTCACACCCCCGCTGTGCCCGATCTCCCGGAGAGCACAGCGTACTCGTGGCCGGTACCGCGGGAGTTCGTACACAAGACGGCTCACGCGGAAGTGCTCCTGACGGGCTGGCGTCGGTGCGGGGAGCGCGAGTTCGAGGTGGGTGCCCAGTGGCCGCGGGACCACGGCTTCTGGCGGACGGACGAGTACGGCGTACAGGATCCGATGCTGCTGGTCGAGACGACCCGGCAGGTTCTGCCGCTGATCGCGCATGCCGCCTACGGGGTGCCGTCGGGACACCAGCTGATATGGGATCACCACCACTGCGCCTTCTCCACGCCGTTCTTACCCGTGACCGGCTCCCCTGCCGAGGTCGTGCTGCACCTGTCGGCCTCGGAGGCCCCTGACCGCGGCATGCGGCCGCGGCGGATAGGGCTGAGCATGACCGTCCGGAGTGGCGACCGGACCCTGGGCAGCGCCTCCACCGTGTACACCGCGCACAGCCCGCAGGTCTACGGCAGACTCCGCGGGCCCAAAACACCCGCACCCCCGGACGCCATGGCCGCCGCTCTCACACCGCCGCCGGCTCTGACTCCCTCGCTGGTGGGCCGGGAGAGCGAGCGCGAGGTGGTGCTCGCTCCGTCCGCCGACAGGAGCATGGGGCGTCGGCAGCTGCGGGTCCTCACAACAAGCCCCTGGCTCTTCGACCACCCCGTCGACCACGCTCCCGGCATGCTGCTGATGGAGGCAGCACGGCAGTCGGTGCACCTGGCCACATCACCGCGCCGGCCGAGCCTGACCCGTATGGAGGCGGAGTTCCACCGCTACGTCGATCTCGACGCCGCCAGCTGGGTCGAGGTCTCATCGGGCCCGGACGGCTCCGGGCGCGGCGACCGGGTCGGTGGGGAGCGCACGCTGACGGTGAGCATCACGCAGCACGGCGAGAAGGCATTCACCGCGCTCGTCGGCTTCACCACCCAGGCCGGCGCCACCGCGACCGCCGCGTCGGCCCGGTAG
- a CDS encoding putative protein N(5)-glutamine methyltransferase, producing the protein MTATPPSFPSLPSRSALAARLRDAGCVFAEDEADLMLSAARTAEELAGMAERRAEGFPLEHVLGHAEFGGLRIVVEPGVFVPRRRTEFLVRRAAALTRPGALVLDLCCGSGALGVALAAAVARSGQEPCGGVELHAADIDPAAVRCARHNVAAVGGSVHEGDLYEGLPPELRGRIEVLIANVPYVPTDSLSLLPSEARVHELRAALDGGRDGLDMLRRVAASAPEWLAPGGHLLMETTEAQVEAATEAVEGSGLTVRVDRCEELGATVLTGTKQRGAQASTCPR; encoded by the coding sequence ATGACTGCGACTCCCCCGTCCTTCCCCTCATTGCCCTCCCGCTCCGCCCTCGCCGCCAGGCTTCGCGACGCCGGCTGTGTCTTCGCCGAGGACGAGGCCGACTTGATGCTTTCCGCGGCCCGCACGGCGGAGGAACTCGCGGGGATGGCGGAGCGCAGAGCCGAAGGATTCCCGCTCGAACACGTCCTGGGCCACGCGGAGTTCGGCGGTCTGCGGATCGTGGTGGAGCCGGGGGTCTTCGTCCCTCGCCGGCGCACGGAGTTCCTCGTGCGGCGCGCCGCGGCGCTCACACGTCCAGGGGCCCTTGTCCTCGATCTGTGCTGCGGCTCCGGCGCGTTGGGTGTGGCGCTGGCGGCGGCGGTCGCACGGTCCGGTCAGGAGCCTTGCGGCGGGGTCGAGTTGCACGCCGCCGACATCGACCCGGCGGCGGTGCGCTGCGCGCGGCACAACGTCGCGGCCGTCGGCGGCAGTGTCCATGAGGGGGATCTCTACGAAGGACTGCCGCCCGAGCTGAGGGGCCGCATCGAGGTGCTGATCGCCAACGTCCCCTACGTACCGACGGATTCGCTGAGTCTGCTTCCGTCCGAGGCACGCGTCCACGAGCTTCGGGCGGCGCTGGACGGCGGCAGGGACGGACTGGACATGCTGCGTCGGGTCGCGGCGTCGGCGCCGGAGTGGCTCGCCCCGGGCGGACATCTGCTGATGGAGACGACCGAGGCCCAGGTCGAGGCGGCGACCGAAGCTGTGGAGGGCAGCGGGCTGACGGTGCGCGTGGACCGTTGCGAGGAGCTGGGCGCAACGGTTCTCACCGGGACGAAGCAGCGTGGGGCGCAGGCGTCAACCTGCCCTCGCTAG
- a CDS encoding purine-cytosine permease family protein — protein MEANGLDVIADAERKGRPAQLFWPWFGSNVSVLGLSYGSFALGFGIGFWQALAAGIVGIVFSFLLCGFIAVAGKRGSAPAMVLSRAAFGVRGNRLPSAVSWVLTVGWETVLVILATLATATVFDRLGWGGGTGTKIAALVVVSVLTVLAGVIGFDLIMRMQTAITVVTAALTVVYVVLAADEIHWESVRALPSGSAQEVIGALVFLMTGFGLGWVNAAADYSRYLPRRTRGAAVAGWTAFGASAAPVVLLVFGLLLAGSSKDLSEAIAADPVGALTGALPGWFLVPFALVAVLGLVGGAVLDIYSSGLALLALGVRMPRWAAAAVDGVLMVAGTVYIVFFSEGFLGSFTGFLTTLGVPVAAWCGIMLADIALRSRPYDDGDLFSRNGRYGDVRWLPVAVLAVTTAAGWGLVTNAAAGWLSWQGYLLGPLGLGGTAGGWASANLGVLAALVLAFAVTLLTQRGRIRAQESAPPSLPPGPVREPGEAVDGTGTSASAATGA, from the coding sequence GTGGAGGCCAACGGCCTCGACGTCATCGCCGACGCCGAGCGCAAGGGCCGGCCCGCCCAGCTGTTCTGGCCGTGGTTCGGATCCAACGTCTCGGTGCTGGGCCTGAGTTACGGCTCGTTCGCGCTCGGTTTCGGCATCGGGTTCTGGCAGGCACTGGCCGCCGGCATCGTGGGCATCGTCTTCTCCTTCCTGCTCTGCGGATTCATCGCGGTGGCAGGGAAACGCGGATCCGCACCGGCGATGGTTCTCAGCCGCGCCGCGTTCGGAGTACGGGGCAACAGGCTTCCCTCCGCGGTCTCCTGGGTCCTGACCGTCGGCTGGGAGACCGTGCTGGTGATCCTCGCGACGCTCGCCACGGCGACCGTCTTCGACAGGCTGGGCTGGGGCGGAGGCACGGGCACGAAGATCGCCGCCCTGGTCGTCGTCTCGGTGCTCACCGTGCTCGCCGGGGTGATCGGGTTCGACCTGATCATGCGGATGCAGACGGCCATCACCGTGGTGACGGCCGCGCTGACCGTCGTCTACGTCGTCCTGGCCGCCGACGAGATCCACTGGGAGTCCGTGCGAGCGCTGCCCTCCGGATCGGCGCAGGAGGTCATCGGCGCGCTCGTGTTCCTGATGACGGGCTTCGGCCTCGGCTGGGTCAACGCGGCGGCGGATTACTCCCGTTACCTGCCGCGTCGCACCCGGGGCGCGGCCGTCGCGGGCTGGACCGCGTTCGGCGCGTCCGCGGCCCCGGTGGTTCTGCTCGTCTTCGGTCTCCTGCTTGCGGGCTCCTCGAAGGACCTCAGCGAGGCGATCGCGGCAGATCCCGTCGGTGCCCTCACGGGCGCCCTTCCGGGGTGGTTCCTCGTACCGTTCGCGCTCGTCGCCGTGCTGGGACTCGTCGGCGGCGCCGTACTCGACATCTACTCGTCCGGCCTGGCGCTGCTGGCACTCGGAGTGCGGATGCCGCGCTGGGCCGCCGCCGCTGTCGACGGTGTACTGATGGTGGCCGGGACCGTCTACATCGTGTTCTTCTCCGAAGGGTTCCTCGGCTCCTTCACCGGATTCCTCACCACTCTCGGCGTGCCGGTGGCGGCATGGTGCGGCATCATGCTCGCCGACATCGCCCTGCGCTCCCGCCCGTACGACGACGGCGACCTCTTCTCGCGCAACGGGCGTTATGGCGACGTGCGTTGGCTGCCCGTCGCGGTCCTGGCCGTGACGACGGCCGCGGGCTGGGGCCTGGTGACCAACGCCGCCGCCGGCTGGCTCTCCTGGCAGGGCTATCTGCTGGGGCCCTTGGGGCTGGGCGGCACGGCGGGCGGGTGGGCGTCCGCGAACCTCGGTGTGCTCGCCGCCCTTGTCCTTGCCTTCGCGGTGACGCTGCTGACTCAACGCGGCAGGATCCGGGCGCAGGAGAGCGCACCACCCTCCCTGCCGCCGGGACCGGTAAGGGAGCCCGGGGAAGCCGTGGACGGCACCGGTACTTCCGCCTCCGCCGCAACAGGCGCCTAG
- a CDS encoding ATP-binding protein, whose protein sequence is MSPRPSRRTARVEYTLPRNAASARTARQLTTGFLTGSRTPPEAAGQVEEATLVVSELVTNAALHGRGRCRLRLSSGEGTVTVEVRDDGGLLPRVRRAGSDSESGRGIAMISRLARRLDVTTAPGGGKTVSAVLDAA, encoded by the coding sequence GTGAGCCCGCGTCCCTCGCGGCGCACGGCACGCGTCGAGTACACACTGCCGCGGAACGCGGCGTCGGCCCGCACCGCCCGCCAGTTGACGACCGGATTCCTCACCGGCTCTCGCACGCCGCCCGAGGCGGCCGGGCAGGTGGAAGAGGCCACACTGGTCGTCTCCGAACTCGTCACCAACGCGGCGCTGCACGGCAGGGGGCGGTGCCGGCTGCGGCTGAGCAGTGGCGAGGGAACCGTCACCGTCGAAGTCCGCGACGACGGCGGCCTGTTGCCCCGCGTTCGCCGCGCGGGGAGTGACTCCGAGAGCGGGCGGGGCATCGCGATGATCAGCCGGCTCGCCAGGCGTCTGGACGTCACCACCGCACCTGGTGGAGGCAAAACAGTGAGCGCCGTACTGGACGCCGCGTAG
- the mnhG gene encoding monovalent cation/H(+) antiporter subunit G — MNWNQHNWSEAADVASLVCMLAGAVLCLLAGIGLVRLPDVLTRIHAATKPQVAGLLLVLLGAGLRLRDVADLGTLVLVGLFQLLTVPVAAHMVGRAAYRTGRTDREHLVVDELGTALDKSRGDQGE; from the coding sequence ATGAACTGGAACCAGCACAACTGGTCGGAGGCCGCGGACGTGGCGTCCCTGGTCTGCATGCTGGCGGGCGCCGTGCTCTGCCTGCTCGCCGGCATCGGATTGGTGCGGCTGCCGGACGTCCTCACACGCATCCATGCGGCGACCAAGCCGCAGGTGGCGGGTCTGCTGCTTGTGCTCCTGGGTGCCGGGCTGCGGCTGCGCGACGTGGCGGACCTGGGAACGCTGGTCCTCGTCGGCCTGTTCCAGTTGCTGACCGTCCCGGTGGCGGCGCACATGGTCGGACGGGCCGCCTACCGCACCGGCAGGACGGACCGTGAGCATCTCGTCGTCGACGAACTCGGCACGGCGCTGGACAAGTCCCGCGGAGACCAGGGCGAATAG
- a CDS encoding monovalent cation/H+ antiporter complex subunit F — protein sequence MEAVLSIVIALLLASGVLVTVRLVRGPSTLDRAVALDALAAVVMAGIGVLTAARQIPYYLPALLVLSFLGFTGSVSIARFLALRDEAGSEDPDLGDGRGGENDGPESAAPDRGRGGGPEQNGGAAEQGSGG from the coding sequence GTGGAAGCGGTCCTGAGCATCGTCATCGCCCTGCTGCTCGCCTCCGGGGTGCTCGTCACCGTGCGGCTGGTTCGCGGACCCTCGACGCTGGACCGCGCCGTCGCCCTCGACGCGCTGGCCGCGGTGGTGATGGCCGGCATCGGCGTGCTCACGGCGGCGCGGCAGATCCCGTACTACCTCCCGGCGTTGCTCGTCCTCTCCTTCCTGGGCTTCACCGGATCGGTGAGCATCGCCCGCTTCCTCGCGCTGCGGGACGAGGCCGGGAGCGAGGATCCCGACCTGGGCGACGGAAGGGGCGGAGAGAACGACGGCCCGGAGAGTGCCGCCCCGGACCGCGGACGGGGCGGCGGCCCCGAACAGAACGGCGGCGCGGCGGAGCAGGGGAGCGGCGGATGA
- a CDS encoding Na+/H+ antiporter subunit E, which yields MSEPSETGRGGPRGTPTEGSAGAVPGGRPGGGSLRRRRLPAAQWPTVLGLTVVWVLLWGTASVANVVTGILVGVIVCVVFPLPPIEAQVRLRPVGLLRFTVRFLIDMAVSSWRLNRYILGARRPQCAVLAVRMRTPSDLMLTATSVAVAAVPGSNVLDVHRASGTLFVHVVGAGEEAERERARYEVLRLEDRVVRAFGTRADVAALDAREGRWPADRQGGGNAGGGNAGGGGPGGGTGGDSDTDGGSGPWKRS from the coding sequence ATGAGCGAACCGTCGGAGACCGGGCGCGGCGGGCCACGTGGCACCCCAACGGAGGGATCGGCGGGCGCCGTACCCGGCGGACGACCGGGGGGTGGCTCCCTCCGGCGCAGACGCCTCCCGGCAGCACAGTGGCCGACCGTGCTCGGACTGACCGTCGTGTGGGTGCTGTTGTGGGGCACTGCGAGCGTCGCCAACGTGGTCACGGGCATCCTCGTCGGCGTCATCGTCTGCGTCGTCTTCCCGCTGCCGCCGATCGAGGCCCAGGTGCGGCTGCGTCCCGTCGGCCTCCTGCGCTTCACTGTCCGCTTCCTCATCGACATGGCCGTCTCCAGCTGGCGCCTCAACCGGTACATCCTCGGGGCGCGGCGGCCCCAGTGCGCAGTGCTGGCTGTACGGATGCGCACCCCCAGCGACCTGATGCTGACGGCCACCTCCGTCGCGGTCGCCGCCGTCCCCGGCAGCAACGTCCTCGACGTGCACCGTGCGTCCGGGACGCTGTTCGTGCACGTGGTGGGCGCAGGGGAGGAGGCGGAGCGGGAGCGGGCCCGCTACGAGGTGCTGCGCCTGGAGGACCGCGTCGTACGGGCCTTCGGCACTCGCGCGGACGTCGCCGCGCTCGACGCCCGGGAAGGCCGCTGGCCGGCGGACCGACAAGGGGGCGGCAACGCAGGAGGCGGCAACGCCGGAGGCGGTGGCCCCGGAGGCGGCACAGGCGGCGACAGTGACACCGATGGGGGGAGCGGTCCGTGGAAGCGGTCCTGA
- a CDS encoding Na+/H+ antiporter subunit D codes for MIAAGSAGVDGPASALVALPVLLPLFAAGLKLGVGVRLQRTQRVISTVVLSTVLAVALVLLIDADRYGPQVMYAGGWKPPVGIVLVADRLSALMLVISSSVTLCVLLYSIGQGMADREEGTPMSVFHPAYLVLVAGVSDTFLAGDLFNLYVGFEIMLTASYVLLTLGGTVTRIRAGATYAIVSLLSSVLFLAAVAVVYSATGTVTMAELARRFDELPGGVAVLAQISLLTVFCTKAAVFPLAAWLPDSYPTAPAPVTAVFAGLLTKVGIYAILRTQTLLFPGDRLSDALMVLALLSLLVGILGAVAQTDLKRLLSFTLVSHIGFMVFGIALATRAGFSGSIFYVVHHITVQTTLFLVVGLVERRGVTTDLRRLGGIAKLSPALGLVFFVPAMNLAGVPPLSGFLGKFGLLRAGVAHGGAMTYVLIAAGSATSLLTLYALAKAWNLGFWRAAPPQLYVVGVVLDTVETDEESPREPAAVSEAGASSGGSGAVDVDVLAGRSEAASFGGRAITTGQPPAAMLGPTAALVAFGLAFTVFAGPLSSLTVRVADELTARTPYVTAVTGR; via the coding sequence ATGATCGCCGCGGGGTCCGCGGGCGTCGACGGCCCCGCCTCCGCGCTGGTGGCCCTGCCGGTCCTGCTCCCTCTCTTCGCCGCGGGCCTGAAACTCGGCGTCGGAGTACGGCTGCAACGCACCCAGCGGGTCATCAGCACCGTCGTCCTCTCGACCGTCCTCGCCGTCGCCCTCGTCCTGCTCATCGACGCCGACAGATACGGCCCGCAGGTCATGTACGCCGGAGGCTGGAAGCCGCCCGTCGGCATCGTCCTCGTCGCCGACAGACTCTCGGCGCTGATGCTGGTGATCTCCTCGTCCGTGACGCTGTGCGTGCTGCTCTACTCCATCGGCCAGGGCATGGCGGACCGGGAGGAGGGCACCCCCATGTCGGTCTTCCACCCCGCCTACCTGGTCCTGGTCGCCGGGGTCTCCGACACCTTCCTTGCCGGCGATCTCTTCAACCTCTACGTCGGTTTCGAGATCATGCTGACCGCCAGCTATGTGCTGCTGACGCTGGGCGGCACGGTCACACGCATCCGGGCCGGGGCAACCTACGCGATCGTCTCGCTGCTCTCCTCCGTGCTCTTCCTCGCGGCGGTCGCCGTCGTCTACTCGGCCACGGGCACCGTGACCATGGCCGAGCTCGCTCGCCGCTTCGACGAACTGCCCGGCGGCGTGGCCGTACTGGCACAGATCTCGCTGCTTACAGTGTTCTGCACCAAGGCCGCCGTCTTCCCCCTCGCAGCGTGGTTGCCCGACTCCTATCCGACGGCGCCCGCCCCCGTCACCGCCGTCTTCGCGGGACTGCTGACCAAGGTCGGCATCTACGCGATACTGCGCACCCAGACCCTGCTCTTCCCGGGCGACAGGCTCAGCGACGCACTGATGGTGCTCGCGCTGCTGTCCCTGCTGGTGGGGATCCTGGGCGCGGTCGCACAGACCGACCTGAAGCGGCTGCTCTCCTTCACCCTCGTCAGCCACATCGGATTCATGGTCTTCGGCATCGCCCTGGCCACCCGTGCCGGATTCTCCGGCTCGATCTTCTACGTCGTGCACCACATCACGGTGCAGACCACGCTCTTCCTCGTCGTCGGGCTCGTCGAACGCCGCGGCGTCACCACCGATCTGCGGCGGCTCGGCGGCATCGCGAAACTCTCGCCCGCCCTGGGGCTCGTCTTCTTCGTCCCGGCCATGAACCTCGCCGGGGTGCCGCCGCTGTCGGGTTTCCTGGGCAAGTTCGGGCTGCTGCGCGCGGGCGTCGCGCACGGCGGCGCCATGACGTACGTGCTGATCGCCGCCGGCTCCGCCACGAGCCTGCTCACCCTCTACGCGCTCGCCAAGGCGTGGAACCTCGGCTTCTGGCGGGCGGCGCCGCCGCAGCTGTACGTCGTGGGGGTCGTCCTCGACACCGTCGAGACGGACGAGGAGTCACCGCGCGAGCCTGCCGCCGTGTCCGAAGCGGGAGCGAGCTCCGGGGGGAGCGGGGCGGTCGACGTGGATGTGCTCGCGGGGCGGTCCGAGGCTGCGAGCTTCGGAGGCCGCGCCATCACCACCGGTCAGCCTCCGGCCGCGATGCTCGGACCGACTGCGGCGCTGGTCGCGTTCGGCCTGGCCTTCACCGTGTTCGCCGGGCCGCTGTCCTCGCTGACGGTTCGCGTGGCGGACGAACTGACCGCACGTACGCCCTATGTGACGGCGGTGACGGGACGATGA
- a CDS encoding Na(+)/H(+) antiporter subunit C, with protein MNETIALVVTGGALIAAGTVLLLSRPLSRIVLGTVVIGNGVNLLLLASSGAASRAPLLYKVFGPQRISDPLPQAFVLTAIVITLALTAFLSAMAYRAWQLSGSDDVQDDVEDLRVAHRAEHGEEHREEARRPRERERRARRRELLAVGEEDEQPGQEGVSRRLRRAGSHYREARRRARAEARPHHGRAARSDEDVADDLWETILGADR; from the coding sequence ATGAACGAGACGATCGCGCTGGTCGTCACCGGCGGTGCCCTCATCGCAGCCGGCACGGTCCTGCTGCTCAGCCGCCCCCTGAGCCGCATCGTCCTCGGCACGGTCGTGATCGGCAACGGTGTCAACCTCCTGCTGCTGGCCTCGTCCGGGGCGGCCTCCCGCGCCCCGCTGCTCTACAAGGTCTTCGGGCCCCAGCGGATCTCGGACCCGCTGCCGCAGGCGTTCGTGCTGACCGCCATCGTCATCACCCTCGCCCTGACCGCGTTCCTCTCCGCGATGGCCTACCGCGCCTGGCAGCTGTCCGGCAGCGACGACGTGCAGGACGACGTGGAGGACCTCCGCGTCGCACACCGCGCCGAACACGGCGAGGAGCACCGAGAGGAGGCACGGCGGCCTCGGGAACGTGAACGTCGCGCCAGGCGCCGCGAGTTGCTCGCGGTCGGCGAGGAGGACGAACAGCCGGGCCAGGAAGGCGTGTCCAGGCGTCTGCGGCGCGCCGGATCGCACTACCGCGAGGCGCGGCGCCGGGCCCGCGCCGAGGCACGTCCGCACCACGGCCGTGCCGCCCGCAGCGACGAGGACGTGGCGGACGACCTGTGGGAGACGATCCTCGGGGCGGACCGTTGA